A stretch of Anaeromyxobacter dehalogenans 2CP-1 DNA encodes these proteins:
- a CDS encoding PilN domain-containing protein: MIRINLLPARVSKKKQAGTQQLVLLAVVVIGGLVGNYLWAASRGSDLATREAQLREKLEVLDRLKAGRTGPVKMLDQLAQLTPKRLWLTKLEQKGDALAFTGVAASIDEVSELMTALKGSTYFKDVELKKTSAKTDKAFRLVEFALSANVVYPGAPVIAAPTPGKK, translated from the coding sequence ATGATCCGGATAAACCTCCTCCCGGCGCGGGTCTCGAAGAAGAAGCAGGCCGGCACGCAGCAGCTCGTGCTGCTCGCGGTCGTCGTCATCGGCGGGCTCGTCGGGAACTACCTTTGGGCGGCGTCGCGCGGCTCCGATCTCGCGACGCGCGAGGCGCAGCTCCGGGAGAAGCTCGAGGTGCTGGACCGGCTGAAGGCGGGCCGGACCGGGCCGGTCAAGATGCTCGACCAGCTCGCCCAGCTCACGCCGAAGCGGCTCTGGCTCACCAAGCTCGAGCAGAAGGGCGACGCCCTCGCGTTCACCGGCGTGGCTGCGAGCATCGACGAGGTCTCCGAGCTCATGACCGCGCTGAAGGGGTCGACGTACTTCAAGGACGTGGAGCTGAAGAAGACGAGCGCGAAGACGGACAAGGCCTTCAGGCTGGTGGAGTTCGCGCTCTCCGCGAACGTCGTCTATCCGGGCGCGCCTGTGATCGCGGCGCCGACTCCCGGGAAGAAGTAG
- a CDS encoding type 4a pilus biogenesis protein PilO → MEKLIEAIARASTAAKVGAVAAIVIAVTALNYFAMSATFGPSISEVETRIAKAKTDQARLDREYIEKTSIANNLNQFRREKELLEERLRQALAELPEDKKIDELLQLLQDRAQKAGLEIGTIEPRAAVTERFYARIPIPMSVTGSFHEIATFFDALGRMQRIVNVTDIVLDAPKDVNGKMLLNGKFLATTFMFVEAKPAAAAPKKGGAK, encoded by the coding sequence ATGGAAAAGCTCATCGAGGCCATCGCCAGGGCATCGACCGCCGCGAAGGTCGGAGCGGTCGCCGCGATCGTGATCGCCGTCACCGCGCTCAACTACTTCGCCATGTCCGCCACCTTCGGACCGTCGATCTCGGAGGTGGAGACGCGCATCGCGAAGGCGAAGACCGATCAGGCCAGGCTGGACCGCGAGTACATCGAGAAGACCTCGATCGCGAACAACCTGAACCAGTTCCGGCGGGAGAAGGAGCTGCTCGAGGAGCGCCTGCGCCAGGCGCTCGCGGAGCTCCCGGAGGACAAGAAGATCGACGAGCTGCTCCAGCTCCTGCAGGACCGCGCGCAGAAGGCGGGCCTGGAGATCGGGACCATCGAGCCCAGGGCCGCCGTCACCGAGCGGTTCTACGCGCGGATTCCCATCCCGATGTCCGTCACCGGCAGCTTCCACGAGATCGCGACGTTCTTCGACGCGCTCGGCCGGATGCAGCGCATCGTGAACGTCACGGACATCGTGCTGGACGCGCCCAAGGACGTGAACGGAAAGATGCTGCTGAACGGCAAGTTCCTGGCGACGACGTTCATGTTCGTCGAGGCCAAGCCCGCAGCCGCAGCGCCGAAGAAGGGGGGCGCCAAGTGA
- a CDS encoding pilus assembly protein PilP, producing MSPRRIAPLLVCALLAACGDSGPKRAPAPKKPAAAPAAAGDGAAAAPAPKVDDWVYSSVGKRDPFRSFLADVSQAGPGLQTRCATPLGKYELDQLKLVAVITGLEDPVAMVEAPSGVGYAVRRGACLGKNGGTVAAVRSGEVVVTEFALRADGTRDRTQTVLRLPKEAALNLEEQLP from the coding sequence GTGAGCCCGCGCCGCATTGCGCCCCTCCTCGTCTGCGCGCTCCTGGCGGCCTGCGGAGACTCCGGGCCGAAGCGCGCCCCCGCTCCGAAGAAGCCCGCCGCGGCCCCGGCGGCCGCCGGTGACGGGGCCGCCGCCGCTCCGGCTCCGAAGGTCGACGACTGGGTCTACTCGTCGGTCGGCAAGCGCGATCCGTTCCGGAGCTTTCTGGCGGACGTGAGCCAGGCGGGTCCCGGCCTCCAGACCCGTTGCGCGACCCCGCTCGGCAAGTACGAGCTCGACCAGCTCAAGCTCGTCGCGGTCATCACCGGCCTCGAAGATCCGGTCGCGATGGTCGAGGCGCCGTCCGGGGTCGGCTACGCGGTACGGCGCGGCGCCTGCCTCGGGAAGAATGGCGGCACGGTCGCGGCCGTCCGGAGCGGCGAGGTCGTCGTGACCGAGTTCGCCCTGCGCGCCGATGGGACCCGTGATCGAACCCAGACGGTGCTCCGCCTCCCCAAGGAAGCGGCGCTCAACCTCGAGGAGCAGCTCCCATGA
- the pilQ gene encoding type IV pilus secretin family protein, which produces MTSRLKPIVGLLLWGAISAATAAEPNVIRGIEVGQREGALELEIRGSRAPSYSVFKLQDPPRLVVDLAGADVSGVGSPIQVGKAGVLAVSTAQYKDERSAVGRVIIALDGARRYDVAPRGDAVVVRVLEAETAGAPAAAAASSPAATAPAAPPASVPAAPSPSGDGHLVSRRVDEGPGGTATRITGVRAAGAQLVIATDGEPGRLEILELRDPARLAIDVHGVASAPRAPVKVRGAFSQVRFGRDSGKVRVVLDASGALPRYEVKRVAGGVAVVTSGASVASAEPARKAAPAPGVEPVVAAAPAAPTADPGLARIADVRFASAGGGSRIDIAGKAPFVISRPDARTVVLTLDGAKLPRAMERSLDTTAFHGPVAMVSSFNQPQTGQVRIVATLRGSATDRIVETRDGLTWTFTEGGDAAEAAAPAMPEQAQAADAKVAGFAAEAPAYASSGAPQARGYSGRRITLDFHDIEIRNLLRLIADVSKKNIVVADDVSGKVTVSLRNVPWDQALDLVLRSKGLGKEEMGNVIRIAKFEAIAKEQAAKAEAEKARIPLIPLKVRIIPVNYARAADVASRVKDVLSERGSVSTDERTNVLIVKDIPEALVRAEGLVRNLDTEIPQVLIESRIVEASSNFNRQLGVQWGGNASFTQATGNPTGVAFPNNVSGAGAAGQAPNQGTSSTPNYAVNLPAAIGQGSGGGIGLVLGSANGAFNLNLRLSALENNGVVKTISSPKIATIDNKEATIGQGISIPFSQTSASGVNTTFVEAKLELKVTPHVTADGSILLKIKATNNAPNSSLTGSNGQPSISKREAETEVLVKDGETTVIGGIYTRSTASKTASVPFLSKIPLLGFFFRSDTNTDDHTELLIFITPRILNRQPATAAAAASN; this is translated from the coding sequence ATGACTTCCCGCCTGAAGCCCATCGTCGGCCTGCTCCTGTGGGGCGCGATCAGCGCCGCCACCGCGGCCGAGCCGAACGTCATCCGTGGGATCGAGGTCGGGCAGCGCGAGGGCGCGCTCGAGCTCGAGATCCGCGGCTCGCGCGCCCCGTCCTACTCGGTGTTCAAGCTCCAGGATCCGCCGCGCCTGGTCGTGGACCTGGCTGGTGCCGACGTGTCCGGGGTGGGCTCTCCCATCCAGGTCGGCAAGGCCGGCGTGCTCGCGGTGAGCACCGCCCAGTACAAGGACGAGCGGAGCGCGGTCGGCCGCGTGATCATCGCGCTCGACGGCGCGCGCCGCTACGACGTGGCGCCGCGCGGCGATGCCGTGGTCGTTCGGGTGCTCGAGGCCGAGACCGCGGGTGCCCCCGCCGCAGCGGCGGCGTCCTCCCCGGCGGCGACCGCTCCCGCGGCGCCGCCCGCGTCGGTGCCCGCCGCGCCTTCGCCCTCGGGCGACGGTCACCTGGTCTCGCGCCGCGTCGACGAGGGCCCGGGCGGCACCGCCACCCGCATCACCGGGGTGCGCGCCGCCGGCGCCCAGCTCGTCATCGCCACCGATGGCGAGCCGGGGCGCCTCGAGATCCTCGAGCTGCGCGATCCGGCGCGCCTCGCCATCGACGTCCACGGCGTGGCCAGCGCGCCGCGCGCGCCGGTCAAGGTGCGCGGTGCGTTCTCGCAGGTCCGGTTCGGCCGCGATTCCGGCAAGGTGCGCGTGGTGCTCGACGCGTCCGGCGCCCTGCCCCGGTACGAGGTGAAGCGCGTGGCCGGCGGCGTGGCCGTGGTCACCTCCGGAGCCTCGGTCGCGTCGGCCGAGCCGGCGCGCAAGGCCGCCCCGGCGCCCGGGGTCGAGCCTGTCGTCGCGGCCGCTCCCGCGGCGCCGACGGCGGATCCCGGCCTGGCCCGCATCGCCGACGTCCGCTTCGCCAGCGCGGGCGGCGGGTCGCGCATCGACATCGCCGGCAAGGCGCCGTTCGTGATCTCCCGCCCCGACGCGCGCACGGTGGTGCTGACGCTCGATGGCGCGAAGCTGCCCCGCGCGATGGAGCGCTCGCTCGACACCACCGCCTTCCACGGCCCGGTGGCCATGGTCTCGTCCTTCAACCAGCCACAGACGGGGCAGGTCCGCATCGTGGCCACGCTGCGCGGGTCCGCCACCGATCGGATCGTCGAGACGCGGGACGGCCTCACCTGGACCTTCACCGAAGGCGGTGACGCGGCCGAGGCCGCTGCGCCGGCCATGCCCGAGCAGGCCCAGGCCGCCGACGCGAAGGTGGCGGGCTTCGCCGCCGAGGCGCCGGCGTACGCCTCGTCCGGCGCGCCCCAGGCTCGCGGCTACAGCGGCCGGCGCATCACGCTCGACTTCCACGACATCGAGATCCGCAACCTGCTCCGGCTCATCGCCGATGTCTCCAAGAAGAACATCGTGGTGGCCGACGACGTGTCCGGCAAGGTCACCGTCTCGCTCCGCAACGTGCCCTGGGATCAGGCGCTCGACCTGGTCCTGCGCTCCAAGGGGCTCGGCAAGGAGGAGATGGGCAACGTGATCCGCATCGCGAAGTTCGAAGCGATCGCCAAGGAGCAGGCGGCGAAGGCCGAGGCCGAGAAGGCACGCATCCCGCTCATCCCGTTGAAGGTGCGCATCATCCCGGTGAACTACGCCCGCGCCGCCGACGTGGCGAGCCGGGTGAAGGACGTGCTCTCCGAGCGCGGCTCGGTCTCGACCGACGAGCGCACGAACGTGCTCATCGTGAAGGACATCCCGGAGGCGCTGGTCCGGGCCGAGGGCCTGGTGCGGAACCTCGACACCGAGATCCCGCAGGTGCTCATCGAGAGCCGAATCGTGGAGGCCTCCTCCAACTTCAACCGGCAGCTCGGCGTGCAGTGGGGCGGCAACGCCTCCTTCACGCAGGCCACCGGCAATCCCACCGGCGTCGCCTTCCCCAACAACGTCTCGGGCGCCGGCGCGGCCGGCCAGGCGCCGAACCAGGGCACGTCGAGCACGCCGAACTACGCCGTGAACCTCCCGGCCGCCATCGGCCAGGGCTCCGGCGGCGGCATCGGCCTGGTGCTCGGCTCGGCGAACGGCGCGTTCAACCTGAACCTGCGCCTCTCCGCGCTCGAGAACAACGGCGTGGTGAAGACCATCTCCTCGCCCAAGATCGCCACCATCGACAACAAGGAGGCGACCATCGGGCAGGGCATCTCGATCCCGTTCTCGCAGACCTCCGCGTCGGGCGTGAACACCACCTTCGTCGAGGCGAAGCTGGAGCTGAAGGTCACGCCGCACGTGACCGCCGACGGCTCCATCCTCCTCAAGATCAAGGCGACCAACAACGCGCCGAACTCGTCGCTGACGGGCTCGAACGGGCAGCCCTCGATCTCGAAGCGCGAGGCCGAGACCGAGGTGCTCGTGAAGGACGGCGAGACCACCGTCATCGGCGGCATCTACACCCGCTCCACGGCCTCGAAGACTGCGTCGGTGCCGTTCCTCAGCAAGATCCCGCTGCTCGGATTCTTCTTCCGGAGCGACACCAACACCGACGACCACACCGAGCTGCTCATCTTCATCACGCCGCGCATCCTGAACCGGCAGCCGGCGACGGCCGCGGCGGCCGCGAGCAACTAG
- a CDS encoding roadblock/LC7 domain-containing protein, with protein MGFREDLQEICRRCDGAVACTLMGMDGIEVDSHVEAEADVDLKSLLIEYSGLFRSAQEASETHAAGGLAELSLSTDRILTVARVVNPEYFMVMALAPDGNFGKARYLLRVTAPKLRSEL; from the coding sequence ATGGGCTTTCGCGAAGATTTGCAGGAGATCTGCCGGCGCTGCGATGGTGCGGTCGCCTGCACGCTCATGGGCATGGACGGCATCGAGGTGGACAGCCACGTCGAGGCCGAGGCCGACGTGGACCTCAAGTCCCTGCTCATCGAGTACTCCGGGCTGTTCCGGAGCGCCCAGGAGGCGTCCGAGACCCACGCGGCGGGCGGCCTGGCGGAGCTCTCGCTCTCCACGGACCGCATCCTCACCGTCGCACGCGTCGTCAACCCCGAGTACTTCATGGTCATGGCGCTCGCGCCGGACGGGAACTTCGGCAAGGCCCGGTACCTGCTGCGCGTCACCGCCCCCAAGCTGAGGTCCGAGCTGTAG
- the efp gene encoding elongation factor P — MAETLDTSAFRRGLKIEIDREPWEIIEFQHVKPGKGSAFVRTRIKNLMTGRTIEKTFKSGDVVGKPDIDEREMQFLYREGEHYNFMDNKNYEQTFLTAEQMGDAKNFIKDNTTTHILFFNGKAIGVTLPNSMDLKVVKCDPGIRGDTVSGATKPAELETGYVVNVPLFINEGDTLRIDTRSGEYLTRVAG, encoded by the coding sequence ATGGCAGAGACCCTCGACACCTCGGCGTTCCGCCGCGGTCTCAAGATCGAGATCGACCGCGAACCGTGGGAGATCATCGAGTTCCAGCACGTGAAGCCCGGCAAGGGCTCCGCGTTCGTGCGGACGCGCATCAAGAACCTGATGACCGGCCGCACCATCGAGAAGACGTTCAAGTCCGGCGACGTGGTGGGCAAGCCCGACATCGACGAGCGGGAGATGCAGTTCCTCTACCGCGAGGGCGAGCACTACAACTTCATGGACAACAAGAACTACGAGCAGACGTTCCTCACCGCGGAGCAGATGGGGGACGCAAAGAACTTCATCAAGGACAACACCACCACGCACATCCTGTTCTTCAACGGGAAGGCGATCGGGGTGACCCTGCCGAACTCGATGGATCTCAAGGTCGTCAAGTGCGATCCGGGCATCCGCGGTGACACCGTCTCCGGCGCGACGAAGCCGGCCGAGCTCGAGACGGGCTACGTGGTGAACGTCCCGCTGTTCATCAACGAGGGCGACACGCTCCGCATCGACACGCGGTCGGGCGAGTACCTGACCCGCGTCGCCGGCTAG
- the accB gene encoding acetyl-CoA carboxylase biotin carboxyl carrier protein, with protein MATRPLKQQQPERTPEPAPTPGFTMEDVKKLVALVEKSDVTHIAWAKGEEKVVIRRGGVAAPAPVFHAAPVAAPVPAALAPVAAPAPAGAPKAEAKADKPGVEVKSPFVGTFYRAPSPDSPPFVDVGQKVKKGQTLCIVEAMKLMNEIEAETDGTVAEIYVQNATPVEFGEPLFRIVAG; from the coding sequence ATGGCCACCCGTCCCCTGAAGCAGCAGCAGCCCGAGCGCACCCCCGAGCCCGCCCCGACGCCCGGCTTCACCATGGAGGACGTGAAGAAGCTGGTGGCCCTGGTGGAGAAGAGCGACGTGACGCACATCGCCTGGGCGAAGGGCGAGGAGAAGGTCGTGATCCGGCGTGGCGGCGTCGCCGCGCCGGCGCCCGTGTTCCACGCCGCGCCGGTGGCCGCCCCGGTCCCGGCTGCGCTCGCCCCGGTCGCCGCGCCGGCGCCCGCCGGCGCGCCCAAGGCCGAGGCCAAGGCCGACAAGCCGGGCGTCGAGGTGAAGTCGCCGTTCGTCGGCACGTTCTACCGGGCGCCCTCGCCCGACTCGCCGCCGTTCGTGGACGTGGGCCAGAAGGTGAAGAAGGGCCAGACGCTCTGCATCGTCGAGGCGATGAAGCTCATGAACGAGATCGAGGCGGAGACCGACGGCACCGTCGCCGAGATCTACGTCCAGAACGCCACCCCGGTGGAGTTCGGCGAGCCGCTGTTCCGCATCGTCGCGGGCTAG
- the accC gene encoding acetyl-CoA carboxylase biotin carboxylase subunit, with amino-acid sequence MFKKVLIANRGEIALRVLRACKELGVATVAVHSTADAESLHVRFADEAICIGPPQSRDSYLNPRALLAAADVTGADALHPGYGFLSENAEFAAMVEKMGLKFIGPRPEMIRLMGNKVAAREAAEQAGLPLLPGARGKLADAEEAERIAEQVGYPVILKAAAGGGGRGMKICRDRSQIRQLFETASTEALAAFGDGSMYLERYVEMPRHIELQIVADEHGNIIHLGERECSVQRRHQKLIEESPSPAVTPELRREMGEVALKAMRKIGYNNVGTIEFLMDEKGRYYFMEMNTRIQVEHPVTEQVYGLDLLREQIRLAAGEKLERSQASVVPQAHSIECRVNAEDPVTFAPSPGRITGYHQPGGYGVRVDTMAYEQYKVQPYYDSLVAKLIVTGANREIALRRAMRALNEYVIEGIKTNIPFHKRVLTFPAFTAGQYDTRIVEQILNPPAPEETPASKVAGA; translated from the coding sequence ATGTTCAAGAAGGTCCTCATCGCCAACCGCGGCGAGATCGCGCTCCGTGTGCTCCGAGCCTGCAAGGAGCTCGGCGTCGCCACGGTCGCGGTCCACTCCACCGCCGACGCCGAGTCGCTCCACGTGCGCTTCGCCGACGAGGCGATCTGCATCGGGCCGCCGCAGTCGCGCGACAGCTACCTGAACCCGCGCGCGCTGCTCGCCGCCGCCGACGTCACCGGCGCCGACGCCCTCCACCCCGGCTACGGCTTCCTCTCGGAGAACGCCGAGTTCGCGGCGATGGTCGAGAAGATGGGGCTGAAGTTCATCGGGCCGCGGCCGGAGATGATCCGCCTCATGGGCAACAAGGTGGCGGCCCGCGAGGCGGCGGAGCAGGCCGGCCTGCCCCTGCTGCCCGGCGCCCGGGGCAAGCTCGCCGACGCCGAGGAGGCGGAGCGCATCGCCGAGCAGGTGGGCTACCCGGTGATCCTGAAGGCGGCCGCGGGCGGCGGCGGGCGCGGCATGAAGATCTGCCGCGACCGGAGCCAGATCCGCCAGCTGTTCGAGACCGCGTCCACCGAGGCGCTCGCCGCGTTCGGCGACGGCTCGATGTACCTCGAGCGCTACGTCGAGATGCCGCGCCACATCGAGCTGCAGATCGTGGCCGACGAGCACGGCAACATCATCCACCTCGGCGAGCGCGAGTGCTCGGTCCAGCGCCGCCACCAGAAGCTCATCGAGGAGTCGCCGTCGCCCGCCGTCACCCCGGAGCTGCGCCGGGAGATGGGCGAGGTGGCCCTCAAGGCCATGAGAAAGATCGGCTACAACAACGTGGGGACCATCGAGTTCCTCATGGACGAGAAGGGCCGCTACTACTTCATGGAGATGAACACCCGCATCCAGGTGGAGCACCCGGTGACCGAGCAGGTCTACGGGCTCGACCTGCTGCGGGAGCAGATCCGGCTCGCGGCGGGCGAGAAGCTGGAGCGCTCGCAGGCCTCGGTGGTCCCGCAGGCGCACTCCATCGAGTGCCGCGTGAACGCGGAGGACCCGGTCACGTTCGCGCCGTCGCCGGGGCGGATCACCGGCTACCACCAGCCGGGCGGGTACGGCGTCCGCGTCGACACCATGGCGTACGAGCAGTACAAGGTGCAGCCGTACTACGACTCGCTGGTGGCGAAGCTGATCGTCACCGGGGCGAACCGGGAGATCGCGCTGCGCCGGGCCATGCGCGCGCTCAACGAGTACGTGATCGAGGGGATCAAGACCAACATCCCCTTCCACAAGCGCGTGCTCACCTTCCCGGCCTTCACGGCGGGGCAGTACGACACCCGCATCGTCGAGCAGATCCTGAACCCGCCCGCGCCGGAGGAGACCCCCGCCTCCAAGGTGGCGGGCGCGTAG
- a CDS encoding tetratricopeptide repeat protein encodes MAVDKNKIIAEATRFVQKGALDKAIAAYQKILAEDPRDVRILLKVGELFQKKGDDRLAAEAFTKVAETYADQGFFLKSVAVYKQIVRLDPGDVRVNERLAALYQQLGLMSDAMGQLQVTAAAHERSGDVARLTDVLRRMVELDPENIPSAIKLGELHARAGQAAQALELFRRAADHLRKHNRADEYLKVAERIAGLEPDDRGLTRELAHIYLAKGDTKRALAKLQLCFKADPKDVETLNLLAQAFRDLGQVSKTLSVYKELAHVHAERGRAADARATWRKVQELAPDDEDARAALGPGASSTPVPGAVAAVAAVAPPPRPPAPSAPPPGPPPGARPAPAASGPDAVAKLLTETDVYVKYGLHDRALEHLRKVLAIDPEAPDAHERARELHHGAGRLAEAAHHGTAAVRALLGRGEGDRARDALARLRQIAPEHPELAALAAAAGASEEVALEPDEVEEVLLEPEPAPEDDALALEAAGHAGDDEVVSDDEPPAGSAGAAAPAPDEEEGIALEIGAPEPALDAAGDALAEAAAAESAESEEVADEVSAERSALAAPPAPVITPPAPPPPPTRAPAPAPAPPTPAASAPPAPPIAAAGDEEEADLSDELEEADFFLQQGLLDDAREALRNLAAFYPGHRGVEARLAEVERRRAPPPLGRTRRSTDRCTRRRRSRRRPGPTTASTSRASSPRSWAPRPRRRATTASSTRSRTSSTSSRGASSRRSGRRTAPPTTTSASPTRRWGCSRTR; translated from the coding sequence ATGGCTGTCGACAAGAACAAGATCATCGCCGAGGCGACACGGTTCGTTCAGAAGGGCGCGCTCGACAAGGCCATCGCCGCGTACCAGAAGATCCTCGCCGAGGACCCGCGCGACGTGCGGATCCTGCTCAAGGTCGGCGAGCTGTTCCAGAAGAAGGGCGACGACCGGCTCGCGGCCGAGGCCTTCACCAAGGTGGCCGAGACCTACGCGGACCAGGGCTTCTTCCTGAAGTCGGTCGCGGTCTACAAGCAGATCGTGCGGCTCGACCCGGGCGACGTCCGGGTGAACGAGCGGCTCGCGGCGCTCTACCAGCAGCTCGGCCTGATGAGCGACGCGATGGGGCAGCTGCAGGTCACCGCCGCCGCGCACGAGCGCTCCGGCGACGTGGCCCGGCTCACCGACGTGCTCCGCCGCATGGTGGAGCTCGACCCCGAGAACATCCCGTCGGCCATCAAGCTCGGCGAGCTGCACGCGCGGGCGGGCCAGGCCGCGCAGGCGCTGGAGCTGTTCCGGCGCGCCGCCGACCACCTGCGCAAGCACAACCGCGCCGACGAGTACCTCAAGGTCGCCGAGCGCATCGCCGGGCTCGAGCCGGACGACCGCGGGCTGACCCGCGAGCTCGCGCACATCTACCTCGCGAAGGGCGACACGAAGCGGGCCCTCGCGAAGCTGCAGCTCTGCTTCAAGGCGGATCCGAAGGACGTGGAGACGCTGAACCTGCTCGCGCAGGCGTTCCGCGATCTCGGCCAGGTGTCGAAGACGCTGTCGGTCTACAAGGAGCTCGCGCACGTCCACGCGGAGCGCGGCCGCGCCGCCGACGCGCGCGCCACCTGGCGGAAGGTGCAGGAGCTGGCGCCGGACGACGAGGACGCGCGCGCCGCGCTCGGCCCGGGGGCCTCGAGCACGCCCGTCCCCGGCGCCGTGGCCGCGGTGGCCGCCGTGGCTCCGCCCCCGCGCCCGCCGGCCCCGTCCGCGCCGCCGCCCGGGCCGCCCCCCGGCGCGCGCCCGGCGCCCGCGGCGTCCGGCCCGGACGCGGTCGCGAAGCTCCTCACCGAGACCGACGTCTACGTGAAGTACGGGCTGCACGACCGCGCGCTGGAACACCTGCGCAAGGTGCTCGCGATCGATCCGGAGGCGCCCGACGCGCACGAGCGCGCGCGCGAGCTGCACCACGGGGCCGGCCGCCTCGCCGAGGCCGCGCACCACGGCACCGCGGCGGTGCGGGCGCTGCTCGGGCGCGGCGAGGGGGATCGCGCACGGGACGCGCTGGCGCGGCTCCGGCAGATCGCGCCGGAGCACCCGGAGCTCGCGGCGCTGGCCGCGGCCGCCGGCGCGAGCGAGGAGGTCGCGCTCGAGCCGGACGAGGTGGAGGAGGTGCTCCTCGAGCCCGAGCCGGCGCCCGAGGACGACGCGCTCGCGCTCGAGGCGGCGGGCCACGCCGGCGACGACGAGGTCGTGTCGGACGACGAGCCGCCGGCCGGGTCCGCCGGAGCGGCCGCGCCCGCGCCCGACGAGGAGGAGGGCATCGCGCTCGAGATCGGCGCGCCCGAGCCCGCCCTGGACGCGGCCGGCGACGCGCTGGCCGAGGCCGCCGCGGCGGAGTCGGCCGAGTCGGAGGAGGTGGCCGACGAGGTCTCCGCCGAGCGCTCCGCGCTCGCGGCGCCGCCCGCGCCGGTGATCACGCCGCCCGCGCCGCCGCCCCCGCCCACCCGCGCCCCCGCGCCCGCGCCCGCGCCGCCCACGCCTGCGGCATCAGCGCCACCGGCGCCACCGATCGCCGCCGCGGGCGACGAGGAGGAGGCCGACCTCTCCGACGAGCTCGAGGAGGCGGACTTCTTCCTGCAGCAGGGGCTGCTCGACGACGCGCGCGAGGCGCTGCGGAACCTGGCCGCGTTCTACCCGGGCCACCGCGGCGTGGAGGCGCGGCTGGCCGAGGTCGAGCGCCGGCGCGCACCGCCGCCGCTGGGACGCACCCGCCGCTCGACGGACCGGTGCACGAGACGCCGGCGCTCACGCCGCCGCCCGGGGCCGACGACAGCTTCGACATCGCGCGCGAGCTCGCCGAGGAGCTGGGCGCCGCGCCCGCGCAGGCGGGCGACGACGGCTTCCAGTACTCGGTCGAGGACGTCTTCAACCAGTTCAAGAGGGGCGTCGAGCAGACGGTCCGGCCGGAGGACAGCGCCACCCACTACGACCTCGGCATCGCCTACAAGGAGATGGGGCTGCTCGAGGACGCGGTGA
- a CDS encoding tetratricopeptide repeat protein produces the protein MGLLEDAVKEFETALRGNDRKREVDCLSMIGVCQLSRGEPREAIAAFRRALASELLTRDAAKALHHDLGVAYQEAGDPEAALHHLQKVNRVDPGYRDVAERVRALGGGPGKPPPGEARAPARTAAPAAPAPGPKKNIGYL, from the coding sequence ATGGGGCTGCTCGAGGACGCGGTGAAGGAGTTCGAGACCGCGCTGCGCGGCAACGACCGCAAGCGCGAGGTGGACTGCCTGTCGATGATCGGCGTGTGCCAGCTCTCCCGCGGCGAGCCGCGCGAGGCCATCGCGGCGTTCCGGCGCGCGCTCGCGTCCGAGCTGCTGACGCGCGACGCCGCCAAGGCGCTCCACCACGACCTGGGCGTCGCGTACCAGGAGGCGGGCGATCCCGAGGCCGCCCTCCACCACCTCCAGAAGGTGAACCGCGTGGATCCCGGGTACCGCGACGTCGCGGAGCGCGTGCGCGCGCTCGGCGGCGGCCCCGGGAAGCCGCCGCCGGGAGAGGCGCGCGCCCCCGCCCGCACCGCCGCCCCCGCGGCGCCCGCCCCCGGCCCGAAGAAGAACATCGGCTACCTGTAG